One segment of Stenotrophomonas sp. SAU14A_NAIMI4_8 DNA contains the following:
- the sdhC gene encoding succinate dehydrogenase, cytochrome b556 subunit: MATRQRPLSPHLQVYRWQIQMATSILHRATGVFLSVGALIIAAGLLALMMGPESWNCYTGHAGAWYGRVFLFAWTWSFAYHLCNGIRHIVQDFAIGFSIPAFVRSSWISVFGSLVITALVWAYVLLGGAA, translated from the coding sequence ATGGCGACCAGACAACGCCCACTTTCCCCGCACCTTCAGGTGTATCGCTGGCAGATTCAGATGGCCACCTCGATCCTGCATCGAGCCACTGGCGTCTTTCTGTCTGTTGGTGCCCTCATCATCGCCGCGGGCCTGCTGGCTCTGATGATGGGGCCCGAATCCTGGAACTGCTACACCGGCCATGCCGGGGCCTGGTATGGCCGCGTGTTCCTGTTCGCGTGGACATGGTCGTTCGCCTACCACCTGTGCAATGGCATCCGCCACATCGTGCAGGACTTCGCCATCGGTTTCAGCATTCCCGCCTTCGTGCGCAGCAGCTGGATCTCGGTCTTCGGCAGCCTGGTGATCACCGCGCTGGTGTGGGCCTACGTGCTTCTGGGAGGTGCCGCATGA
- the ugpC gene encoding sn-glycerol-3-phosphate ABC transporter ATP-binding protein UgpC, protein MAKVQLQGVRKVYDNGQVAVKDATFEVADGELMVLVGPSGCGKSTLLRMVAGLEEISGGTLTIGDRVVNDVAPKDRDIAMVFQSYALYPHMTVAENLAFGLKLRGHDKATIDKRIAEAAQTLGLTEMMDKLPKAMSGGQRQRVALGRALVREPAVFLLDEPLSNLDAKLRHSVRTEIAQLHRKLGTTMIYVTHDQVEAMTLGQRIVVLKDGIIQQIDTPMALYDRPANLFVAGFLGSPAMNVLRGTLQGDAGGVSVVDGAWRAPLGQATIDPAWLQKSIAVGVRPEHLQPAAADDAHAFTARIEGIEPVGNEIFVNLSSGQHALTMRVAPQALPAVGEEIRVAIHPQGLHFFSAETGERL, encoded by the coding sequence ATGGCAAAAGTGCAGTTGCAGGGTGTGCGCAAGGTCTACGACAACGGCCAGGTCGCAGTGAAGGACGCCACGTTCGAGGTGGCCGACGGCGAGCTGATGGTGCTGGTCGGGCCGTCCGGCTGCGGCAAGTCGACGCTGCTGCGGATGGTGGCGGGCCTGGAGGAAATCAGCGGCGGCACGCTCACCATTGGTGACCGGGTGGTCAATGACGTGGCGCCGAAGGATCGCGACATCGCGATGGTGTTCCAGAGCTACGCGCTGTACCCGCACATGACCGTGGCCGAGAACCTGGCCTTTGGCCTGAAGCTGCGCGGCCACGACAAGGCGACCATCGACAAGCGCATCGCCGAGGCGGCGCAGACGCTGGGCCTGACCGAGATGATGGACAAGCTGCCCAAGGCGATGTCCGGTGGCCAGCGCCAGCGCGTGGCCCTGGGCCGTGCACTGGTGCGCGAGCCGGCGGTGTTCCTGCTGGACGAACCGCTGTCCAACCTGGACGCCAAGCTGCGCCACAGCGTACGTACCGAAATCGCGCAGCTGCATCGCAAGCTGGGCACCACCATGATCTACGTGACCCACGACCAGGTGGAAGCGATGACCCTGGGCCAGCGCATCGTGGTGCTCAAGGACGGCATCATCCAGCAGATCGACACGCCGATGGCGCTGTACGACCGCCCGGCCAACCTGTTCGTGGCCGGCTTCCTGGGCAGCCCGGCGATGAACGTACTGCGCGGCACGCTGCAGGGCGATGCCGGTGGCGTAAGCGTGGTGGACGGTGCGTGGCGCGCCCCGCTGGGCCAGGCCACCATCGACCCGGCGTGGCTGCAGAAGTCGATCGCCGTGGGCGTGCGTCCGGAGCATCTGCAGCCGGCAGCCGCCGATGATGCGCATGCCTTCACCGCGCGCATCGAGGGCATCGAGCCGGTTGGCAACGAGATCTTCGTGAACCTGAGCAGTGGCCAGCATGCGCTGACCATGCGCGTGGCGCCGCAGGCACTGCCGGCGGTGGGCGAGGAGATCCGCGTGGCGATCCACCCGCAGGGGCTGCACTTCTTCAGCGCAGAAACCGGCGAACGCCTGTAA
- the zwf gene encoding glucose-6-phosphate dehydrogenase, producing the protein MHDTLFLFGATGDLAQRYLFPSLLRLLGDGLLPEDFRIRALALSGHDTEAFHDILRPRLQQAMPMASQDDIAGLLRRIDYRSVDLRDVDSVAAAVSDLVHRRCVSYLAIPPGLYISTCEGLAKGGALASPARLMLEKPIGSDSESAEEIISTIGQWIDEDRVFRLDHYLGKAAVQNLIALRFGNTLLEAVWNRNYIESVHILVAESEGVDGRDAYYARSGALRDMVQSHILQLLCMVAMEPPASLEADRIRDEKVKVLRALRPLDAKHAARDSIRGRYTAGSINGQPAQAYQPPEGSDVETFAGVTAHIDNWRWSGVPFHLVTGKRLPERTTRVVVTLKPVTHWLFERPQRAQAAPNRLVFQLQPQENIELGLMSSLAGPEWGALELHPLELELSVPTGLHRRIAYERLFLDAFNGNHTLFVRDDEVRAAWAWIDSVADAWKDAKLPLEPYPAGQWGPSSATGFLPQGVDAPDSGASA; encoded by the coding sequence ATGCACGACACCCTCTTCCTGTTTGGTGCCACAGGTGATCTGGCCCAGCGCTACCTGTTCCCTTCGCTGCTGCGCCTGCTCGGCGACGGCCTGCTGCCGGAGGATTTCCGCATCCGTGCGCTGGCCCTGTCCGGCCACGACACCGAAGCCTTCCATGACATCCTGCGCCCGCGCCTGCAGCAGGCCATGCCGATGGCCAGCCAGGACGACATCGCCGGCCTGCTGCGCCGCATCGACTACCGCTCGGTGGACCTGCGCGACGTCGACTCGGTGGCCGCCGCCGTGTCCGACCTGGTGCACCGCCGCTGCGTGAGCTACCTGGCCATTCCGCCGGGCCTGTACATCTCCACCTGCGAAGGCCTGGCCAAGGGCGGCGCACTGGCATCGCCGGCACGCCTGATGCTGGAAAAGCCGATCGGCAGCGACAGCGAAAGCGCCGAGGAGATCATCAGCACCATCGGCCAGTGGATCGACGAAGACCGCGTGTTCCGCCTGGACCACTACCTGGGCAAGGCCGCGGTGCAGAACCTGATCGCCCTGCGCTTTGGCAACACGCTGCTGGAAGCCGTGTGGAACCGCAACTACATCGAATCGGTGCACATACTGGTGGCCGAAAGCGAAGGCGTGGACGGCCGCGACGCCTACTACGCCCGCTCCGGCGCACTGCGCGACATGGTGCAGAGCCACATCCTGCAGCTGCTGTGCATGGTGGCGATGGAACCGCCGGCCTCGCTGGAAGCCGACCGTATCCGCGACGAAAAGGTGAAGGTGCTGCGCGCGCTGCGCCCGCTGGATGCCAAGCACGCCGCGCGTGACAGCATCCGTGGCCGCTACACGGCTGGCAGCATCAACGGCCAGCCGGCCCAGGCCTACCAGCCGCCGGAAGGCAGCGACGTGGAAACCTTCGCCGGTGTCACCGCGCACATCGACAACTGGCGCTGGAGCGGCGTGCCCTTCCACCTGGTTACCGGCAAGCGCCTGCCCGAGCGCACCACCCGCGTGGTGGTCACCCTGAAGCCAGTCACCCATTGGCTGTTCGAGCGCCCGCAGCGTGCGCAGGCCGCACCGAACCGCCTGGTGTTCCAGCTGCAGCCGCAGGAAAACATCGAACTGGGCCTGATGAGCAGCCTGGCCGGCCCGGAATGGGGCGCGCTGGAACTGCACCCGTTGGAGCTGGAACTGTCGGTGCCAACCGGTCTGCACCGCCGCATCGCCTACGAACGCCTGTTCCTGGACGCCTTCAACGGCAACCACACCCTGTTCGTGCGCGATGACGAAGTGCGCGCCGCCTGGGCCTGGATCGACAGCGTGGCCGACGCCTGGAAGGACGCCAAGCTGCCACTGGAACCCTACCCGGCCGGCCAGTGGGGCCCGAGCAGCGCAACCGGGTTCCTGCCGCAGGGCGTGGATGCTCCCGACAGCGGAGCCTCGGCATGA
- a CDS encoding folate-binding protein YgfZ: MPDNLPPAFVAYPHLPGHQLVSLQGADAAAFAHAQFSSDVTALPLLHWQWSAWLSAKGRTLAVFQLLRLAEDHVMLVLADGDADAIASQLQRFVFRRKVKVQVRADLAVTGAFTAPEAASGAAIALAEGADWELDLGSDALPRTLRIGAPDAAATEADAAADTFALAWRQADLRFGLPRLDASQREVWTPQQLGLDRLNGYSVKKGCYPGQEIVARTHFLGKAKRAVQLLHTAAAAQAGDTVQQDAAALGTLASVAADLALAVLPLETSDGELQVGGVAAQRVPLLDGLAR; this comes from the coding sequence GTGCCTGACAACCTGCCCCCTGCTTTCGTCGCATATCCGCACCTTCCGGGCCACCAGCTGGTGAGCCTGCAGGGTGCCGATGCGGCCGCGTTCGCCCACGCCCAGTTCAGCAGCGACGTGACCGCCCTGCCCCTGCTGCACTGGCAATGGAGCGCCTGGCTGAGCGCCAAAGGCCGCACCCTGGCGGTGTTCCAGCTACTGCGGCTGGCCGAAGATCACGTAATGCTGGTGCTGGCCGACGGCGACGCCGATGCGATTGCGTCGCAACTGCAACGCTTCGTGTTCCGGCGCAAGGTGAAGGTGCAGGTGCGCGCGGATCTGGCGGTGACCGGCGCCTTCACTGCGCCCGAGGCCGCCAGCGGCGCGGCGATTGCCCTGGCTGAAGGCGCGGACTGGGAACTTGACCTGGGCAGTGATGCGCTGCCGCGCACCCTGCGCATCGGCGCGCCCGACGCAGCGGCCACGGAAGCCGACGCCGCCGCGGACACCTTCGCCCTGGCCTGGCGCCAGGCCGATCTGCGCTTCGGCCTGCCGCGCCTGGATGCCAGCCAGCGCGAGGTGTGGACGCCGCAGCAACTGGGGCTGGACCGCCTGAACGGGTACAGCGTGAAGAAGGGCTGCTACCCGGGCCAGGAAATCGTGGCCCGCACCCATTTCCTGGGCAAGGCCAAGCGTGCGGTGCAGCTGCTGCACACCGCCGCAGCGGCGCAGGCCGGTGACACGGTGCAGCAGGACGCCGCGGCGCTGGGCACCCTGGCCAGCGTGGCCGCGGACCTGGCGCTGGCGGTGCTGCCACTGGAAACCAGCGACGGTGAACTGCAGGTCGGCGGCGTGGCCGCGCAGCGCGTGCCGCTGCTGGACGGCCTGGCGCGCTGA
- a CDS encoding DUF1674 domain-containing protein has translation MIGQTTPTPDAETEAPLVPAAPVPVEPEKVEEEFGGRGGLDPVRYGDWEKNGRCIDF, from the coding sequence ATGATAGGCCAAACAACCCCCACTCCCGACGCCGAAACTGAAGCCCCGCTGGTCCCCGCGGCACCTGTGCCTGTGGAACCGGAAAAGGTGGAAGAGGAATTCGGTGGCCGCGGCGGACTTGATCCGGTGCGGTACGGCGATTGGGAGAAAAACGGACGCTGCATCGATTTCTGA
- the sdhD gene encoding succinate dehydrogenase, hydrophobic membrane anchor protein, with protein sequence MNKPNKFRTPLKTVRGLGSAKTGTEHFVHQRLTAAALVVLGVWFLVFVVRLAGADYVTATAAIAKPWNAVPLIGLLIAMFWHAQLGLQVVLEDYIHESLLALVLQTFVKFVAVLGMIVSVFAVGRIALGVA encoded by the coding sequence ATGAACAAGCCGAACAAGTTCCGTACCCCGCTGAAGACCGTGCGCGGCCTCGGCTCGGCCAAGACCGGTACCGAACACTTCGTGCACCAGCGCCTGACCGCCGCCGCCCTGGTGGTGCTGGGCGTGTGGTTCCTGGTGTTCGTGGTGCGCCTGGCCGGTGCCGATTACGTGACCGCCACTGCCGCCATCGCCAAGCCGTGGAACGCGGTGCCGCTGATCGGCCTGCTCATCGCCATGTTCTGGCACGCCCAGCTGGGCCTGCAGGTGGTGCTGGAAGATTACATCCACGAATCGCTGCTGGCCCTGGTGCTGCAGACCTTCGTGAAGTTCGTGGCCGTGCTCGGCATGATCGTCAGCGTGTTTGCGGTGGGCCGCATCGCCCTCGGCGTCGCCTGA